The Rickettsia endosymbiont of Gonocerus acuteangulatus nucleotide sequence ATGCTTATTAATTATCGATATAATTTTTTGCCTGTCTTGCTCCGGTAATTCTTGATCGACTAAGTTTTTAAAGGCTTTTTGAAATAAAGAATAAGAAGTTTTAAATATGTATAATGAAATAACTACCCCAAATAAAGAATCAATGAACCAAAAACGATCGCTTAAATTTATAGAAATTATTACTATAATATTAGTCAGCAAATCCGTAAAATAATGTAGCTTATCGGCTTTAACTATTTCTGAACCTGTTTTTTTAATTACGTAAGTTTGATAAAGTACTAAAATAATTGTTAAAAATATACATATGTACATTATTGTTGTACCGTCGCTAATATTTTCTAGCTGTGTTTTTTCAAATAAAGATTTGACGGAAGAAAAACCAACGAAAAAAACTGAAGCAAAAAAGAAGATTGATTGTGAGAAAATAGTTAAATCCTGTATTTTCTCATGACCGAATCGATGTTCGTGATCGGACGGCTGTAAAGCAAATCGTAAAGCTATTAAATTGATAAAAGAAGAAGTTATATCAAGCATTGAGTCAATCAAAGAAGCGAGTATTGATTGCGAATCAGTCACAAACCAAGCATATATTTTTACGCTTAAAATAATTAATGCCGTAGTAACTGATAAGTAAGATGCCGATTTTATTAATAAATTCCGACTATTAACGTCCATAAATAATATTTCTAATTCCTTTTAGTAGTTTAACAAAGAAAATATAAAATTCAATTAGAATTAGGTTTATACTTTACAAAATTCCAAAAACCGTATAATTAGTTATATATAGTACTTTAAAATGAGAAATCATATGAAAATAATATCTAAAATTATTGTTATATTACTTGCAGCTTCAATGTTGCAAGCATGCCAAGGTCCGGGCGGCATGAATAAGCAAGGTAGCGGTACGCTAATCGGTGGAACAACCGGTGCATTACTCGGTTCTCAATTTGGTGGTGGTACAGGGCGTCTTGCTGCAGTAGGAGCAGGTGCATTACTTGGTGCAATCCTTGGTAACCAAATTGGTGCAGGTATGGATGAACAAGATAGAAAACTTGCAGAGCTTACCTCCCAAAGAGCTTTAGAAGCTGCACCAAGTGGTAGCAGTGTACAATGGCGTAATCCTGATAATGGTAATTATGGTACTGTAACACCAAGCAAAGCTTATAAAAACAATACCGGTCAATATTGCCGTGAATATACCCAAACAGTTGTAGTAGGTGGAAAACAACAAAAAGCTTATGGTACTGCTTGCCGTCAACCTGATGGACAATGGCAAGTTGTTAATTAAGTCCTAATGTCATTCCCGCGTAGGCGGGAATCCAGAAAAAAGTATAAATACAGCAAGCTTTTAAAGTTAAAAGCTCGATTTATCTCGCTTTATGCCTGGATTCCCGCCTACGCGGGAATGACATTATACTTACTCATAGGAGCAACCAATGACTTTTGAAATAACAAGTACGGCGTTTAAGCATAACGAGCGTATTCCTGATAAATTTACTTGTAAAGGTCAGAATATTTCTCCACATTTAGAGTGGAGCGGCTTCCCTTCAAATACTAAATCTTTTGTTTTAATTATGGATGACCCAGATGCTCCGGTAGAATTAGCACCGCCGCACGGCATATGGGATCATTGGATAATCTACAATATTCCGGTCTCTATAACGCAGCTCCAAGAAGGGCAAATAAATGATGATATTAAAGTTTTAAATAATGGCTGGAAAGAAAAGAAATATGGTGGTCCATGCCCGCCAGCAGGTAAGCCTCATCGGTATTTTTTCAAGCTATATGCTTTAAATGATTATCTTGAGCTTGAAGAAAATGCTAGCAAGCAGGATTTAGTACTAGCTTTGCAAAAGCATTTATTAGGTCAGGCGGAGCTGATAGGTATTTACTCGGCGTAAATGGGTATCCAATGGTCATTGCGAGGAAATTACGAAGTAATTGTACGTACGCAATCTCAGTAGTTTATTTACTAAGATTACCACGTCGCCTACGACTCCTCGTAATGACGAGAAAAATAATTAATGCAATAACATCGAACAAATCACGGGATGACAGGAGTAAACTGGTCCATGCAGCCCA carries:
- a CDS encoding cation diffusion facilitator family transporter; the protein is MDVNSRNLLIKSASYLSVTTALIILSVKIYAWFVTDSQSILASLIDSMLDITSSFINLIALRFALQPSDHEHRFGHEKIQDLTIFSQSIFFFASVFFVGFSSVKSLFEKTQLENISDGTTIMYICIFLTIILVLYQTYVIKKTGSEIVKADKLHYFTDLLTNIIVIISINLSDRFWFIDSLFGVVISLYIFKTSYSLFQKAFKNLVDQELPEQDRQKIISIINKHRGVKGVHEMKTRYAAQKAFIQCHLEMDGNMSLYNAHEISDEIAFDILQEFPDSEIIIHQDPYGVEEHVNYREYIVR
- a CDS encoding RT0821/Lpp0805 family surface protein, encoding MKIISKIIVILLAASMLQACQGPGGMNKQGSGTLIGGTTGALLGSQFGGGTGRLAAVGAGALLGAILGNQIGAGMDEQDRKLAELTSQRALEAAPSGSSVQWRNPDNGNYGTVTPSKAYKNNTGQYCREYTQTVVVGGKQQKAYGTACRQPDGQWQVVN
- a CDS encoding YbhB/YbcL family Raf kinase inhibitor-like protein → MTFEITSTAFKHNERIPDKFTCKGQNISPHLEWSGFPSNTKSFVLIMDDPDAPVELAPPHGIWDHWIIYNIPVSITQLQEGQINDDIKVLNNGWKEKKYGGPCPPAGKPHRYFFKLYALNDYLELEENASKQDLVLALQKHLLGQAELIGIYSA